The Salinispora tropica CNB-440 genome has a window encoding:
- a CDS encoding cytochrome P450: MTVAAAGRTFSGPTGAALLRSLWQLGQDRLGLMTSAARYGDAVRLGVGSRSLYFFNHPDHAKHVLADNSGNYTKGLGLVHARRALGDGLLTSEGELWREQRRVIQPVFQAKRVAGQAHAVAEEADRLIARLRARRGRGPVNLTDEFTALTLGVLGRTLLDANLDAFTTVGAAFEEMQNQAMFEMASMSMVPMWVPLPQQLRFRRARRELERIVGRLVADRTARGEGTGADDALSRLIASTRDEPDPGVARRRMRDELVTLLLAGHETTASTLGWTFHLINQDPRVRVRLREEAIDVLGGRLPEYADLARLTYTKMVVSEAMRLYPPVWMLSRLARDADVVDGYPVPARADVLICPYTLHRHPAFWPEPERFDPERFDPEVTTDRPRYAYVPFGAGPRFCVGNHLGLMEAVFVVAMVSREFDLVAPVGQPVVAEPMLSLRVRGGLSMTVEPVS; encoded by the coding sequence GTGACGGTGGCGGCGGCCGGTCGGACCTTCTCCGGTCCGACCGGCGCCGCCCTCCTGCGATCGCTGTGGCAGCTTGGCCAGGACCGGCTGGGACTGATGACCTCCGCTGCCCGTTACGGCGACGCCGTACGACTTGGTGTCGGCTCCCGGTCGTTGTACTTCTTCAACCACCCCGACCACGCCAAGCACGTCCTGGCGGACAACAGCGGGAACTACACCAAGGGGCTCGGGCTCGTGCATGCCCGTCGGGCGCTCGGTGACGGCCTCCTGACCAGCGAGGGCGAGCTGTGGCGCGAGCAGCGGCGGGTGATCCAACCGGTGTTCCAGGCGAAGCGGGTCGCCGGCCAGGCCCATGCGGTGGCCGAGGAGGCCGATCGGTTGATCGCCCGGCTGCGGGCTCGTCGGGGTCGTGGCCCGGTGAACCTGACCGACGAGTTCACCGCACTCACCCTCGGTGTCCTCGGGCGGACGCTGCTCGACGCCAATCTCGACGCGTTCACCACCGTCGGGGCGGCGTTCGAGGAGATGCAGAACCAGGCCATGTTCGAGATGGCGTCGATGAGCATGGTGCCGATGTGGGTGCCGCTGCCGCAGCAACTGCGGTTCCGCCGAGCTCGCCGGGAACTCGAGCGGATCGTCGGCCGACTGGTCGCGGACCGCACCGCCCGGGGCGAGGGGACGGGTGCGGACGACGCGCTGTCTCGGCTGATCGCCTCCACCCGGGACGAGCCGGATCCGGGGGTCGCCCGGCGGCGAATGCGCGACGAGCTGGTGACGTTGCTGCTGGCCGGACATGAAACCACCGCGAGTACGCTCGGCTGGACCTTCCACCTCATCAACCAGGATCCGCGGGTACGGGTGCGGCTACGCGAGGAGGCGATCGACGTCCTCGGTGGCCGGCTGCCTGAGTACGCCGATCTAGCTCGACTGACGTACACGAAGATGGTGGTCAGCGAGGCGATGCGCCTCTACCCGCCGGTGTGGATGCTCTCCCGCCTCGCTCGCGACGCGGATGTGGTGGACGGGTATCCGGTACCGGCCCGCGCGGATGTACTGATCTGTCCCTACACCTTGCATCGGCACCCGGCGTTCTGGCCGGAGCCGGAGCGGTTCGACCCGGAGCGGTTCGACCCGGAGGTGACGACGGACCGGCCCCGGTACGCCTACGTGCCCTTCGGTGCCGGCCCCCGATTTTGCGTCGGCAACCATCTGGGGCTGATGGAGGCGGTATTCGTGGTGGCGATGGTGTCGCGGGAGTTCGATCTCGTGGCACCGGTGGGACAGCCGGTGGTCGCTGAGCCGATGCTCTCGCTGCGGGTACGGGGCGGATTGTCGATGACGGTCGAGCCGGTGTCCTGA
- a CDS encoding flavin reductase family protein, with the protein MGIDQMTPVAATDLNGLRGAFGTFATGVTVVSVGDPLPHGMTANSFTSVSLEPPLVLVCVDRTAVMHERLLATGVFGVSVLAEEQEKVARHFSDRRRPLGAAQFESVGWTPGQLTGAPLIDGALARFECAVWQVYDGGDHSIFTGRLLSAERRGEDEPVLFLRGRFRRVVAEPSGVAP; encoded by the coding sequence GAACGGCCTGCGTGGGGCGTTCGGGACCTTCGCGACTGGGGTGACGGTGGTGTCGGTCGGTGACCCGCTACCGCACGGGATGACCGCCAACTCCTTCACGTCAGTATCCCTTGAGCCGCCGTTGGTACTGGTCTGTGTGGACCGTACGGCCGTGATGCATGAGCGGCTCCTCGCCACCGGGGTCTTCGGTGTCTCCGTGCTCGCCGAAGAGCAGGAGAAGGTAGCCCGGCACTTCTCCGACCGTCGGCGTCCCCTGGGCGCGGCCCAGTTCGAATCGGTGGGGTGGACGCCAGGACAGCTGACCGGGGCACCGCTGATCGACGGAGCGTTGGCGCGCTTCGAGTGTGCCGTCTGGCAGGTGTATGACGGCGGTGACCACAGCATCTTCACTGGGCGGCTGCTCTCAGCCGAACGGCGGGGCGAGGACGAGCCCGTGCTGTTCCTGCGCGGTCGCTTCCGGCGTGTCGTGGCTGAACCGAGCGGGGTGGCACCGTGA